A window of the Agrococcus jejuensis genome harbors these coding sequences:
- a CDS encoding general stress protein yields MSILQPSDRGEQRLPDGVVVASFATYAEAQAAVNKVSEAEAEIRGLAIVGNDLKLVERVMGRLTWGKVAFNGMLRGLMFGVFFGLAIYLLMPESLQSAFILPLLGAAMGIILAIVTHAMTRKRREFSSVQQVMATRYDIVAPQTIAGKTMHVIGQRAAAAPVTTPAEAPVVPAPESPQA; encoded by the coding sequence GTGAGCATCCTCCAGCCCTCCGACCGCGGCGAGCAGCGTCTGCCCGACGGCGTGGTCGTCGCGTCGTTCGCCACCTACGCCGAGGCGCAGGCTGCGGTGAACAAGGTGTCGGAGGCCGAGGCGGAGATCCGCGGGCTCGCGATCGTCGGCAACGACCTCAAGCTCGTCGAGCGCGTCATGGGCCGCCTGACGTGGGGCAAGGTCGCGTTCAACGGCATGCTGCGCGGCCTCATGTTCGGCGTGTTCTTCGGCCTCGCGATCTACCTGCTCATGCCGGAGTCGCTGCAGTCGGCGTTCATCCTGCCGCTGCTGGGTGCCGCGATGGGCATCATCCTCGCCATCGTGACGCACGCGATGACGCGCAAGCGCCGCGAGTTCTCGAGCGTGCAGCAGGTCATGGCGACGCGCTACGACATCGTCGCGCCGCAGACGATCGCGGGCAAGACGATGCACGTCATCGGGCAGCGCGCGGCCGCCGCGCCGGTCACGACCCCCGCGGAGGCGCCGGTCGTGCCCGCGCCGGAGTCGCCGCAGGCGTAG
- a CDS encoding DUF1003 domain-containing protein codes for MADRRDERDERQDRLATPKGAGRGLLGRRRGKRESKDRFGGFSEAMARGMGTPWFLVGMTVFVVFWLGFNSIAPHDAQFDPQDQGFPLLTLALSLQASYAAPMILLAQNRQDDRDRVQIEQDRVRAERNLNDTEYLAREVVALRLAIKDMATKDFIRAELKSLLDDMEDQRKAEAQAAAGEPDAASEPRP; via the coding sequence GTGGCTGACCGCAGGGACGAGCGCGACGAGCGCCAGGACCGCCTCGCGACGCCGAAGGGCGCCGGCCGTGGGCTGCTGGGGCGACGCCGCGGCAAGCGCGAGTCGAAGGACCGCTTCGGCGGCTTCAGCGAGGCCATGGCGCGCGGCATGGGCACGCCGTGGTTCCTCGTGGGCATGACGGTCTTCGTCGTGTTCTGGCTCGGCTTCAACTCCATCGCGCCGCACGACGCGCAGTTCGACCCGCAGGACCAGGGATTCCCGCTGCTCACGCTCGCGCTCTCGCTGCAGGCGTCCTATGCGGCCCCCATGATCCTGCTCGCGCAGAACCGGCAGGACGACCGCGACCGCGTGCAGATCGAGCAGGACCGCGTGCGCGCCGAGCGCAACCTCAACGACACCGAGTACCTCGCCCGCGAGGTCGTCGCGCTGCGCCTCGCCATCAAGGACATGGCGACGAAGGACTTCATCCGCGCCGAGCTCAAGAGCCTGCTCGACGACATGGAGGACCAGCGCAAGGCCGAGGCGCAGGCGGCGGCCGGCGAGCCCGACGCCGCGTCCGAGCCGAGGCCGTGA
- a CDS encoding pyridoxal phosphate-dependent decarboxylase family protein has protein sequence MTFAIQPDEVLARLRSLRADRDAPTKGGRVLSYVYDPGVPELHRLVEESALEVLHLNGLDPFVYGSLAVVEREIGATMKQLLHGGEDVVATCTSGGTESVILAVLAAREANPGKRRIVAPSTRHPAFAKAAHLLGMDLEVVPVTPDGRADVDAFVAALGDDVALAVVSAPSYPHGVVDPIAEIAAACAERGIDVHVDACFGGMVLPFLPDVPAWDLAVPGVTSISADLHKYGYGPKGASVLLQRGPDRQRGMMFADADWPGYPVATSTLLGSRQAAGLVAAWAVLQSLGTVGFGELQSQCRRISDAIRATVEGIDGLRVVGDPVGVALAIATDDASDSLVDPLRLGDALIARGFLAQAQPGLRQQGQPDLPSTLHLTVTPALGQHLDALLEALVEASEEVRGVPKATGEAAAPLQALDGVPLDSATAGAILAQVGAEDLGAERAELIAIIEATPRSVIHRLLVELLARELGD, from the coding sequence ATGACCTTCGCCATCCAGCCCGACGAGGTGCTCGCGCGGCTGCGCTCGCTGCGCGCCGACCGCGACGCCCCCACGAAGGGTGGTCGCGTGCTGTCGTACGTCTACGACCCGGGCGTGCCCGAGCTGCACCGTCTCGTCGAGGAGTCGGCGCTCGAGGTGCTGCACCTCAACGGCCTCGACCCGTTCGTGTACGGCTCGCTCGCCGTCGTCGAGCGCGAGATCGGCGCGACGATGAAGCAGCTGCTGCACGGTGGCGAAGACGTCGTGGCCACCTGCACGTCGGGCGGCACGGAGTCGGTCATCCTCGCCGTGCTCGCCGCCCGCGAGGCGAACCCCGGCAAGCGCCGCATCGTGGCGCCCTCGACGCGTCACCCCGCGTTCGCGAAGGCCGCGCACCTGCTGGGCATGGACCTCGAGGTCGTGCCCGTGACGCCCGACGGGCGTGCCGACGTGGATGCGTTCGTCGCAGCCCTCGGCGACGACGTCGCGCTGGCCGTCGTGTCGGCCCCCAGCTACCCGCACGGCGTCGTCGACCCCATCGCCGAGATCGCCGCCGCGTGCGCCGAGCGCGGCATCGACGTGCACGTCGATGCGTGCTTCGGCGGCATGGTGCTGCCGTTCCTGCCGGACGTGCCCGCGTGGGACCTCGCGGTGCCCGGCGTCACGTCGATCTCGGCCGACCTGCACAAGTACGGCTACGGCCCCAAGGGCGCGTCGGTGCTGCTGCAGCGCGGCCCCGACCGGCAGCGCGGCATGATGTTCGCCGACGCCGACTGGCCCGGCTACCCCGTCGCCACCTCGACGCTGCTCGGCTCGCGCCAGGCCGCAGGCCTCGTCGCCGCGTGGGCCGTGCTGCAGTCGCTCGGCACCGTCGGCTTCGGCGAGCTGCAGTCGCAGTGCAGGCGCATCTCCGACGCCATCCGCGCGACCGTCGAGGGCATCGACGGCCTGCGCGTCGTCGGCGACCCCGTGGGCGTCGCCCTCGCGATCGCGACCGACGACGCATCCGACTCGCTCGTCGACCCGCTGCGCCTCGGCGACGCGCTCATCGCACGCGGCTTCCTCGCCCAGGCGCAGCCCGGCCTGCGGCAGCAGGGCCAGCCCGACCTGCCGTCGACGCTGCACCTCACGGTGACGCCCGCGCTCGGCCAGCACCTCGACGCGTTGCTCGAGGCGCTCGTCGAGGCGTCGGAGGAGGTGCGCGGCGTGCCGAAGGCCACGGGCGAGGCCGCGGCGCCGCTGCAGGCGCTCGACGGCGTGCCGCTCGACTCGGCGACGGCGGGCGCGATCCTCGCGCAGGTCGGTGCCGAGGACCTCGGCGCCGAGCGCGCCGAGCTCATCGCGATCATCGAGGCCACGCCTCGCAGCGTCATCCACCGCCTGCTCGTGGAGCTGCTCGCGCGCGAGCTCGGCGACTGA
- a CDS encoding aminopeptidase P family protein, with amino-acid sequence MSETQTTAAETTAEPQASERNAGRSTTPLSSRFVEHVQQGWADREEVLPEPRAAAAEAAARRAALSAKHAGARIVVPAGPRKQRSNDTDYPYRAAPDFAILTGWGADAEPDSVLVLEPTADGHDATLYFRQPAGRDTTEFFANAEIGEFWIGARPSLAHVAADLGLATKDLADVEAVLADASVPVLVTSEGDPAIVDRLGDHANASADGDDVVGRDLAELRLVKSAWEIAEVQRAVDATKAGFDDVIRDLDAARAHARGERVVEGTFHRRARIDGNAVGYDTIAASGAHACILHWTRNDGVVRDGDLILLDAGVEVDSLYTADITRTLPISGTFSPIQRKVYEAVLEAADAAFAVARPGIVFKEIHAAAMEVIARRTAEWGLLPMSAEESLEPENQLHRRWMVHGTSHHLGLDVHDCAQARRDFYHDGIVEEGMVFTIEPGLYFQPDDLTVPEELRGIGVRIEDDVVVTADGVRNLSGGIPRTVDEVEAWMASLRA; translated from the coding sequence ATGAGCGAGACGCAGACGACCGCAGCCGAGACCACCGCGGAGCCGCAGGCGAGCGAGCGCAACGCCGGCCGGTCGACGACGCCGCTGTCGAGCCGCTTCGTCGAGCACGTGCAGCAGGGCTGGGCCGACCGCGAGGAGGTGCTGCCCGAGCCGCGCGCCGCCGCCGCCGAGGCCGCCGCCCGTCGCGCCGCCCTGTCGGCGAAGCACGCGGGGGCGCGCATCGTCGTGCCTGCCGGCCCGCGCAAGCAGCGCTCGAACGACACCGACTACCCGTACCGCGCCGCCCCCGACTTCGCGATCCTCACCGGTTGGGGTGCCGACGCCGAGCCCGACTCCGTGCTGGTGCTCGAGCCGACCGCCGATGGCCACGATGCGACGCTCTACTTCCGCCAGCCCGCGGGCCGCGACACGACCGAGTTCTTCGCGAACGCCGAGATCGGCGAGTTCTGGATCGGCGCCCGCCCCTCGCTCGCGCACGTCGCCGCCGACCTCGGCCTCGCGACGAAGGACCTCGCCGACGTCGAGGCCGTGCTCGCCGACGCCTCGGTGCCCGTGCTCGTGACGAGCGAGGGCGACCCCGCGATCGTCGACCGCCTCGGCGACCACGCCAACGCCTCCGCAGACGGCGACGACGTCGTCGGCCGCGACCTCGCCGAGCTGCGCCTCGTGAAGAGCGCGTGGGAGATCGCCGAGGTGCAGCGCGCCGTCGACGCCACGAAGGCCGGGTTCGACGACGTCATCCGCGACCTCGACGCCGCCCGCGCCCACGCGCGCGGCGAGCGCGTCGTCGAGGGCACGTTCCACCGCCGCGCTCGCATCGACGGCAACGCCGTGGGCTACGACACGATCGCGGCGTCGGGCGCGCACGCGTGCATCCTGCACTGGACGCGCAACGACGGCGTCGTGCGCGACGGCGACCTCATCCTGCTCGACGCCGGCGTCGAGGTCGACAGCCTCTACACGGCCGACATCACGCGCACGCTCCCGATCTCGGGCACGTTCAGCCCCATCCAGCGCAAGGTCTACGAGGCCGTGCTCGAGGCCGCCGACGCCGCGTTCGCCGTCGCGCGCCCCGGCATCGTGTTCAAGGAGATCCACGCCGCCGCCATGGAGGTCATCGCGCGCCGCACGGCCGAGTGGGGCCTGCTACCGATGAGCGCCGAGGAGTCGCTCGAGCCCGAGAACCAGCTGCACCGCCGGTGGATGGTGCACGGCACGAGCCACCACCTCGGCCTCGACGTGCACGACTGCGCCCAGGCGCGTCGCGACTTCTACCACGACGGCATCGTGGAGGAGGGGATGGTCTTCACGATCGAGCCCGGCCTCTACTTCCAGCCCGACGACCTCACGGTGCCCGAGGAGCTGCGCGGCATCGGCGTGCGCATCGAGGACGACGTCGTCGTGACCGCCGACGGCGTGCGCAACCTCTCGGGCGGCATCCCCCGCACCGTCGACGAGGTCGAGGCGTGGATGGCGTCGCTGCGCGCGTAG
- a CDS encoding LysR family transcriptional regulator ArgP codes for MELPRDLLRTLVAAVDAGTLDGAAQALALTPSAVSQRIRALERQLGRVLLTRTRPVRPTPDGTVLLRLGRQLALLEHEALTELGAEQGTATMRLGVNADSLASWFLPAVAAVARDHDVVVELHREDQERTAALLESGTVMGAVTAQREPVPGCVSSPIGGMRYVAAASPAFAARWLPDGGTADELARAPYVDFDDSDVLQARHLAARGVTGTPPRHLVSASAEFGHAIELGLGWGMLLPSQLETGAFVALDGDPIDVPLHWQRWNLSSTLLDAITDAVVAAAKEATDIVATPAATPARARPAPPRGS; via the coding sequence ATGGAGCTGCCTCGCGACCTGCTGCGCACCCTCGTCGCCGCCGTCGACGCGGGCACGCTCGACGGCGCCGCCCAGGCGCTCGCCCTCACCCCCTCGGCCGTGAGCCAGCGCATCCGCGCCCTCGAGCGGCAGCTCGGCCGCGTGCTGCTCACCCGAACGCGCCCCGTGCGGCCCACGCCCGACGGCACGGTGCTGCTGCGGCTCGGCAGGCAGCTCGCGCTGCTCGAGCACGAGGCGCTCACCGAGCTCGGCGCCGAGCAGGGCACCGCGACCATGCGCCTCGGCGTCAATGCCGACTCCCTCGCGAGCTGGTTCCTGCCCGCCGTCGCCGCCGTCGCCCGCGACCACGACGTCGTCGTCGAGCTGCACCGCGAGGACCAGGAGCGCACGGCGGCCCTGCTCGAGTCGGGCACGGTCATGGGCGCCGTCACGGCGCAGCGCGAGCCCGTGCCCGGCTGCGTCTCCTCCCCCATCGGCGGCATGCGCTACGTCGCCGCCGCGAGCCCCGCGTTCGCCGCGCGCTGGCTGCCCGACGGCGGCACCGCCGACGAGCTCGCCCGCGCGCCCTACGTCGACTTCGACGACTCCGACGTGCTGCAGGCACGGCACCTCGCCGCGCGCGGCGTCACGGGGACGCCGCCGCGCCACCTCGTCTCGGCATCCGCCGAGTTCGGCCACGCGATCGAGCTGGGCCTCGGCTGGGGCATGCTGCTGCCGTCGCAGCTCGAGACGGGCGCGTTCGTCGCGCTCGACGGCGACCCCATCGACGTGCCGCTGCACTGGCAGCGGTGGAACCTGTCGTCGACGCTGCTCGACGCCATCACGGACGCCGTCGTCGCGGCCGCCAAGGAGGCGACCGACATCGTCGCTACGCCTGCGGCGACTCCGGCGCGGGCACGACCGGCGCCTCCGCGGGGGTCGTGA
- a CDS encoding O-methyltransferase has product METALTSKYIDELAIEDAIVAGARDAADELGVTTVAPSVGALLALTTATLGASAILEIGTGTGVSGLWLLKGAPAATLTSIDTELDHHQHARAAFTRAGYAQAKVRLITGSANEILPRMNEGSYDVVLVDADPADRIEHVEHALRLVRVGGTVLVAHALLGGRVADPAQRGDVVADARALLKELSASDAVAIAVSPASDGLLHVTRLPEP; this is encoded by the coding sequence GTGGAGACTGCACTGACGTCGAAGTACATCGACGAGCTCGCGATCGAGGATGCGATCGTCGCCGGCGCACGCGACGCGGCCGACGAGCTCGGCGTGACGACCGTCGCCCCGTCGGTCGGCGCGCTGCTCGCGCTCACGACCGCGACGCTCGGCGCCTCCGCGATCCTCGAGATCGGCACCGGCACGGGCGTCAGCGGCCTCTGGCTGCTCAAGGGCGCCCCCGCCGCGACGCTCACGTCGATCGACACCGAGCTCGACCACCACCAGCACGCTCGCGCCGCATTCACGCGCGCGGGGTACGCGCAGGCGAAGGTGCGCCTCATCACCGGCTCGGCGAACGAGATCCTGCCGCGCATGAACGAGGGCAGCTACGACGTCGTGCTCGTCGACGCCGACCCCGCCGACCGCATCGAGCACGTCGAGCACGCGCTGCGCCTCGTGCGCGTCGGCGGCACCGTGCTCGTCGCCCACGCCCTGCTCGGCGGCCGCGTCGCCGACCCCGCGCAGCGCGGCGACGTCGTCGCCGACGCCCGCGCGCTGCTCAAGGAGCTCAGCGCATCCGACGCCGTCGCGATCGCCGTGAGCCCCGCGAGCGACGGCCTGCTGCACGTCACGCGCCTGCCCGAGCCGTAG
- a CDS encoding Mrp/NBP35 family ATP-binding protein — protein MSTDAIRGALARVVDPEIRRPITELDMVGDVTLVDGAAHVDLRLTIVGCPAADRIEADVRAATLSVAGVDAVDVAVGVMTPSERQALVERLRGKRTMAFGPDSLTRILAITSGKGGVGKSTLTANLAVALAQSGLRVGLVDADVHGYSIPGILGVDDVPTRVGDLMMPPSKHGVHVVSIGMLVEGNRAVSWRGPMLHRTLQQFLTDVWWGDLDVLLIDMPPGTGDVAISLGQLLPHAEVVVVTTPQRAAADVAERSAEVARQTGQRVVGVVENMAGLVQPDGSVLELFGSGGGAEAAARLDVDLLASVPLSMALREDGDAGSPVVVTHPDDPAAQAIAALAQRLRGGRGLAGRALPFSTP, from the coding sequence GTGAGCACCGACGCGATCCGCGGGGCGCTCGCGCGCGTCGTCGACCCCGAGATCCGCAGGCCCATCACCGAGCTCGACATGGTCGGCGACGTCACGCTCGTCGACGGCGCAGCCCACGTCGACCTGCGACTCACGATCGTCGGATGCCCCGCCGCCGACCGCATCGAGGCCGACGTGCGCGCCGCGACGCTCTCGGTGGCCGGCGTCGACGCCGTCGACGTGGCCGTGGGCGTCATGACGCCCTCGGAGCGGCAGGCGCTCGTCGAGCGGCTGCGGGGCAAGCGCACGATGGCGTTCGGGCCCGACTCGCTCACGCGCATCCTCGCGATCACGAGCGGCAAGGGCGGCGTCGGCAAGTCGACGCTCACGGCCAACCTCGCCGTCGCGCTCGCGCAGTCGGGCCTGCGCGTCGGGCTCGTCGACGCCGACGTGCACGGCTACTCGATCCCCGGCATCCTCGGCGTCGACGACGTGCCGACGCGCGTCGGCGACCTCATGATGCCGCCGTCGAAGCATGGCGTGCACGTCGTGTCGATCGGCATGCTCGTCGAGGGCAACCGCGCCGTGTCGTGGCGCGGGCCCATGCTGCACCGCACGCTGCAGCAGTTCCTCACCGACGTGTGGTGGGGCGACCTCGACGTGCTGCTCATCGACATGCCGCCCGGCACGGGCGACGTCGCGATCTCGCTCGGCCAGCTGCTCCCCCACGCCGAGGTCGTCGTCGTGACGACGCCGCAGCGCGCGGCGGCCGACGTCGCCGAGCGCTCGGCGGAGGTCGCGCGGCAGACGGGGCAGCGGGTCGTGGGCGTCGTCGAGAACATGGCGGGGCTCGTGCAGCCCGACGGCTCGGTGCTCGAGCTCTTCGGCTCGGGCGGCGGCGCTGAGGCTGCCGCGCGCCTCGACGTCGACCTGCTCGCGAGCGTTCCGCTGTCGATGGCGCTGCGCGAGGACGGCGACGCCGGCAGCCCCGTCGTCGTCACGCATCCCGACGATCCGGCGGCGCAGGCGATCGCGGCGCTCGCGCAGCGGCTGCGCGGCGGCCGCGGGCTCGCGGGCCGCGCGCTGCCGTTCTCGACGCCCTAG
- a CDS encoding Sec-independent protein translocase family protein: protein MTFLGLTLDKLIVIGVIAAIILGPERLPAAAERLAGLVRGIRDLANGAKDRMREEMGPEFDDVDWRKLDPRQYDPRRIVREALMDDAPKAAAAASTVAATAAAGRARRRTTPRDPLPDGAPYDVEAT from the coding sequence GTGACGTTCCTCGGGTTGACCCTCGACAAGCTCATCGTCATCGGCGTCATCGCGGCGATCATCCTCGGCCCCGAGCGCCTGCCGGCGGCCGCCGAGCGGCTCGCAGGGCTCGTGCGCGGCATCCGCGACCTCGCGAACGGCGCGAAGGATCGCATGCGCGAGGAGATGGGGCCGGAGTTCGACGACGTCGACTGGCGCAAGCTCGACCCGCGCCAGTACGACCCGCGGCGCATCGTGCGCGAGGCGCTCATGGACGACGCGCCCAAGGCTGCGGCAGCCGCGAGCACCGTCGCCGCGACGGCGGCGGCGGGGCGTGCGCGCCGGCGCACGACGCCGCGCGATCCGCTGCCGGACGGCGCCCCGTACGACGTCGAGGCGACCTGA
- a CDS encoding MFS transporter, whose protein sequence is MPQDRIPSSTVVRYSTGALGTGGFSTLPGLVLLYFMTDTLGIAALWAGLVIGVVRVWDVVADPVIGALSDDDDARTGSRRRWMLVGGIALPVLFVLMFAVPADLPPIASVLWVGIAYLGAATAFSVFQVPYMALPAAISHDYDERTRLLTARVIVLTIAILAFGGGGPALRGIVDDAHVGYLLMGIVCAILLAIGCLVAVPSAPRHAPYAAQRRSIASIYRETWDVLAHGPSLRALVVPFFLQALATGLMLAGGQYVATYILRDEDAITFLFVALIAPAIVAAPGWQWLSARTSKRFAFQLSSIVFIVGGVLLVPALLVPDGWVYAPVALAGLGYAGMQSLPMAMLPDAMAHDRKRTGIDRSGVIGGVWTAMETTGFALGGLVLSLVLAATGYVASRGGAEQPEGVLVGIAVAFSVLPALVVLVSLAPLRGYRLTRAVVDADVAPQQETQA, encoded by the coding sequence ATGCCGCAGGACCGGATCCCCTCCTCCACGGTCGTGCGCTACTCCACGGGAGCGCTCGGCACGGGAGGCTTCAGCACGCTTCCCGGACTCGTGCTGCTCTACTTCATGACCGACACGCTCGGCATCGCCGCGCTCTGGGCCGGCCTCGTCATCGGCGTCGTGCGCGTGTGGGACGTCGTCGCCGACCCCGTCATCGGCGCGCTCTCCGACGACGACGACGCCCGCACCGGCTCGCGCCGCCGCTGGATGCTCGTGGGCGGCATCGCCCTGCCCGTGCTGTTCGTGCTCATGTTCGCCGTGCCCGCCGACCTGCCGCCCATCGCATCCGTGCTCTGGGTCGGCATCGCGTACCTCGGCGCCGCGACGGCGTTCAGCGTCTTCCAGGTGCCGTACATGGCGCTGCCCGCCGCGATCTCGCACGACTACGACGAGCGCACGCGCCTGCTGACGGCCCGCGTCATCGTGCTCACGATCGCGATCCTCGCGTTCGGCGGCGGCGGCCCCGCGCTGCGCGGCATCGTCGACGACGCCCACGTCGGCTACCTGCTCATGGGCATCGTGTGCGCGATCCTGCTCGCGATCGGCTGCCTCGTCGCCGTGCCGAGCGCGCCGCGCCACGCGCCCTACGCCGCGCAGCGTCGCTCGATCGCCTCGATCTATCGCGAGACGTGGGATGTGCTCGCGCACGGTCCGAGCCTGCGCGCGCTCGTCGTGCCGTTCTTCCTGCAGGCCCTCGCGACGGGCCTCATGCTCGCCGGCGGCCAGTACGTCGCGACGTACATCCTGCGCGACGAGGACGCCATCACGTTCCTGTTCGTCGCGCTCATCGCGCCCGCGATCGTCGCGGCGCCCGGCTGGCAGTGGCTGTCGGCGCGCACGTCGAAGCGCTTCGCGTTCCAGCTCTCGTCGATCGTCTTCATCGTCGGCGGCGTGCTGCTCGTGCCCGCGCTGCTCGTGCCCGACGGCTGGGTCTACGCGCCCGTCGCGCTCGCGGGCCTCGGCTACGCCGGCATGCAGTCGCTGCCGATGGCGATGCTGCCGGATGCGATGGCGCACGACCGCAAGCGCACGGGCATCGACCGCTCGGGCGTCATCGGCGGCGTGTGGACCGCCATGGAGACGACGGGCTTCGCGCTCGGCGGCCTCGTGCTGTCGCTCGTGCTCGCCGCGACCGGCTACGTCGCGAGCCGCGGCGGCGCCGAGCAGCCCGAGGGCGTCCTCGTCGGCATCGCCGTCGCGTTCAGCGTGCTGCCCGCCCTCGTCGTGCTCGTGTCGCTCGCGCCGCTGCGCGGCTACCGCCTCACGCGCGCCGTCGTCGACGCCGACGTCGCACCCCAGCAGGAGACCCAGGCATGA
- a CDS encoding magnesium transporter MgtE N-terminal domain-containing protein, with protein MSSKAFVARLVGCPVFDPQGDKVGRVRDVVMVPRETAAPRIVGFVVEVTGKRRVFLSIGRVMSIGGGQLITTGLINLRRFEQRGGEQLVLAQVLGRGVTLRDGTEARLEDLSIVEQAPGEWLVDQVFLRKPRTSPFGKGPTTLARWMDVVHDHAGEQESDHILAQLQDLNAADAATALLDLPSQRMLEVAEDLPDERLADVLEEMSEDDQVAILDALGDDRAADVLDQMQPDDAADLIAQLPAERGEALLELMEPEEAEDVRMLLAYGQDTAGGLMTTEPVILASDATVAEALATIRKHEIAPALAAAVFVTLPPYEPPTGAFLGVVHFQRLLRYPPNERLGTLLDPAIEPVRVDESAAALTRTMATYNLVSVPVVDDASRLVGVVTVDDVLDHILPDDWRRDDDEVRRG; from the coding sequence GTGAGCAGCAAGGCGTTCGTCGCACGGCTCGTGGGCTGCCCCGTCTTCGACCCCCAGGGCGACAAGGTGGGCAGGGTCCGCGACGTCGTCATGGTGCCGCGCGAGACCGCGGCGCCGCGCATCGTCGGCTTCGTCGTCGAGGTCACCGGCAAGCGCCGCGTGTTCCTGTCGATCGGCCGCGTCATGTCGATCGGCGGCGGCCAGCTCATCACGACGGGCCTCATCAACCTGCGCCGGTTCGAGCAGCGCGGCGGCGAGCAGCTCGTGCTCGCCCAGGTGCTCGGTCGCGGCGTCACGCTGCGCGACGGCACCGAGGCGCGCCTCGAGGACCTCTCGATCGTCGAGCAGGCGCCCGGCGAGTGGCTCGTCGACCAGGTCTTCCTGCGCAAGCCCCGCACGTCGCCGTTCGGCAAGGGCCCCACGACGCTCGCGCGCTGGATGGACGTCGTGCACGACCACGCGGGCGAGCAGGAGTCCGACCACATCCTCGCCCAGCTGCAGGACCTCAACGCCGCCGACGCCGCGACGGCGCTGCTCGACCTGCCGTCGCAGCGCATGCTCGAGGTCGCCGAGGACCTGCCCGACGAGCGCCTCGCCGACGTGCTCGAGGAGATGAGCGAGGACGACCAGGTCGCGATCCTCGACGCCCTCGGCGACGACCGCGCCGCCGACGTGCTCGACCAGATGCAGCCCGACGACGCCGCCGACCTCATCGCGCAGCTGCCCGCCGAGCGCGGCGAGGCGCTGCTCGAGCTCATGGAGCCCGAGGAGGCCGAGGACGTGCGCATGCTGCTCGCGTACGGCCAGGACACCGCGGGCGGACTCATGACGACCGAGCCCGTGATCCTCGCGTCCGACGCGACGGTCGCCGAGGCCCTCGCGACCATCCGCAAGCACGAGATCGCGCCGGCGCTCGCCGCCGCCGTCTTCGTCACGCTGCCGCCGTACGAGCCGCCGACCGGCGCGTTCCTCGGCGTCGTGCACTTCCAGCGGCTGCTGCGCTACCCGCCGAACGAGCGTCTCGGCACGCTGCTCGACCCGGCGATCGAGCCCGTGCGGGTCGACGAGTCGGCCGCGGCGCTCACGCGCACGATGGCGACCTACAACCTCGTGTCCGTGCCCGTCGTCGACGACGCGTCGCGGCTCGTGGGCGTCGTGACCGTCGACGACGTGCTCGACCACATCCTCCCCGACGACTGGCGTCGCGACGACGACGAGGTACGCCGTGGCTGA
- a CDS encoding DUF3117 domain-containing protein produces MAAMKPRTGDGPLEAVREGRLIVVRVPLEGGGRLVVSVNDAEAAELHAALSEVVVSA; encoded by the coding sequence ATGGCTGCGATGAAGCCTCGCACTGGTGACGGTCCGCTGGAGGCAGTGAGGGAGGGACGGCTCATCGTCGTGCGCGTCCCCCTCGAAGGCGGCGGTCGCCTCGTCGTGTCCGTGAACGATGCCGAGGCGGCGGAGCTGCACGCTGCGCTGAGCGAGGTCGTCGTCTCGGCGTGA
- a CDS encoding LysE/ArgO family amino acid transporter, whose amino-acid sequence MLSFAAFLAGLAICLGLITSIGAQNSYVLRQGIRREHVGAIVIACIASEIVLQTAGVAGVGVLVTHVPWLDGVARWAGAIFLVGYAFVCARRAWRGGGSLVAAPDETAAGEGGVAVRQRTSRRTAVLTILALTWLNPHALIETTLVMGSIAATHGDARWSFLVGGLLASAIWFVGFGYGARFLAPIMRTERAWRILDGGIAVVMLVIAVALVAL is encoded by the coding sequence GTGCTCTCCTTCGCCGCCTTCCTCGCCGGACTCGCCATCTGCCTCGGCCTCATCACCTCGATCGGGGCGCAGAACTCCTACGTGCTGCGCCAGGGCATCCGTCGCGAGCACGTCGGCGCGATCGTCATCGCGTGCATCGCGAGCGAGATCGTGCTGCAGACGGCCGGCGTCGCCGGCGTGGGCGTGCTCGTGACGCACGTGCCGTGGCTCGACGGCGTGGCGCGGTGGGCGGGCGCGATCTTCCTCGTCGGCTACGCCTTCGTGTGCGCGCGACGCGCGTGGCGCGGTGGCGGGTCGCTCGTCGCGGCGCCCGACGAGACGGCAGCGGGCGAGGGCGGCGTCGCCGTGCGGCAGCGCACCTCGCGGCGCACGGCCGTGCTCACGATCCTCGCGCTCACGTGGCTCAACCCGCACGCGCTCATCGAGACGACCCTCGTCATGGGGTCGATCGCCGCGACGCACGGCGACGCGCGCTGGTCGTTCCTCGTCGGCGGCCTGCTGGCCTCCGCCATCTGGTTCGTCGGCTTCGGGTACGGCGCGAGGTTCCTCGCGCCGATCATGCGCACCGAGCGCGCGTGGCGCATCCTCGACGGCGGCATCGCCGTCGTCATGCTCGTCATCGCGGTCGCGCTCGTGGCGCTGTAG